Proteins encoded within one genomic window of Setaria italica strain Yugu1 chromosome IV, Setaria_italica_v2.0, whole genome shotgun sequence:
- the LOC101765543 gene encoding aspartyl protease family protein At5g10770 codes for MELLPLLLACSLLFTVATPARDIPSVCASQISDFPHRNSSGLHLTLHHPQSACSPAPLPSDLPFSTVLTHDDARAAHLASRLDTNNDAPPRRPTSLRSKKKAAGHLDDSLASVPLSPGASIGVGNYVTQLGLGTPATSYAMVVDTGSSLTWLQCSPCVVSCHRQAGPLFDPRSSSTYASVPCSASQCGELQAATLNPSACSVSGVCVYQASYGDSSFSVGYLSRDTVSFGSGSFPDFYYGCGQDNEGLFGRSAGLIGLARNKLSLLYQLAPSLGYSFSYCLPTSASTGYLTIGSYNPGQYTYTPMASSSLDGSLYFVTLSGMSVGGSPLAVSQSEYGSLPTIIDSGTVITRLPTGVYTALSKAVAAAMGGAPRAPAFSILDTCFEGQASQLRVPAVSMAFAGGASLKLATRNVLINVDDSTTCLAFAPTDSTAIIGNTQQQTFSVVYDVAQSRIGFAAGGCS; via the exons ATGGAGCTGCTTCCTCTGCTTCTTGCCTGCTCCCTCCTGTTCACGGTCGCAACTCCTGCCCGGGACATCCCCAGCGTCTGCGCTTCGCAAATCAGCG ATTTCCCGCACCGGAACAGCTCCGGCCTCCACCTGACGCTGCACCACCCGCAGAGCGCCTGCTCACCGGCGCCGCTACCCTCCGACCTCCCCTTCTCCACCGTCCTCACCCACGACGATGCGCGCGCTgcccacctcgcctcccgcctcGACACCAATAATgacgcgccgccccgccgcccgacgTCGCTCCGCAGCAAGAAGaaggccgccggccacctcgacGACTCCCTGGCCTCCGTGCCGCTCTCGCCGGGCGCGTCCATAGGCGTGGGGAACTACGTCACCCAGCTGGGCCTCGGCACGCCGGCCACTTCCTACGCCATGGTCGTCGACACGGGGTCGTCGCTCACGTGGCTGCAGTGCTCGCCGTGCGTCGTGTCGTGCCACCGCCAGGCCGGCCCGCTCTTCGACCCCAGGTCCTCCAGCACCTACGCCTCCGTGCCGTGCTCGGCGTCACAGTGCGGCGAGCTCCAGgccgccacgctcaacccgTCCGCCTGCTCCGTCTCTGGCGTCTGCGTCTACCAGGCCAGCTACGGCGACAGCTCGTTCTCCGTCGGCTATCTCAGCAGGGACACCGTCTCCTTCGGCTCCGGCAGCTTCCCCGACTTCTACTACGGGTGCGGCCAGGACAACGAAGGCCTCTTCGGCCGCTCGGCGGGGCTCATCGGCCTCGCGCGCAACAAGCTCTCCCTGCTCTACCAGCTCGCGCCCAGCCTCGGCTACTCCTTCTCATACTGCCTCCCGACGTCAGCATCGACGGGGTACCTCACCATCGGGTCCTACAACCCGGGCCAGTACACGTACACGCCCATGGCGTCGAGCTCCCTCGACGGCTCACTCTACTTCGTCACCCTCTCCGGGATGTCGGTCGGCGGGAGCCCACTGGCGGTGTCGCAGTCGGAGTACGGCAGCCTGCCGACGATCATCGACTCCGGCACGGTGATCACGCGCCTGCCGACGGGCGTGTACACGGCGCTGAGCaaggcggtggccgcggccatGGGCGGGGCGCCGCGCGCCCCCGCGTTCTCCATCCTGGACACGTGCTTCGAGGGCCAGGCGTCGCAGCTGCGCGTGCCGGCGGTGAGCATGGCgttcgccggcggcgcgtcACTGAAACTGGCGACGAGGAACGTCCTCATCAACGTCGATGACTCCACCACGTGCCTGGCGTTCGCGCCCACGGACAGCACTGCCATCATCGGCAACACGCAGCAGCAGACGTTCAGCGTCGTCTACGACGTCGCGCAGTCCAGGATCGGCTTCGCAGCCGGAGGCTGCAGCTGA